Within Meiothermus cerbereus DSM 11376, the genomic segment ATTACCTGGCGGTAAGCCCCTGTGCATTCCCTGGCCCCAGCCAGCCTGGTTTAAGGAAAGGTGAGCCCAGCCTCGAGGTGCACCTCGACTCGGTACGTACCCCTGCCATGACCCAGATGCAGCTTTTGCGTGAGGGACGCAAAGGCTTTACCCTGCTGGCCGAGTATGTGCAGTCCAGGCCGGAAATTCGGGGTGTATGGGGTATTTCCCAGGCAGCCACGGGGTTGCGTGTGTTTGGGTTTCACCTGGCCCCCGTTACGCTGCTGCAACGCTTGATTAGCGGCACGGCCAGCGCATGGTTTTTGTGGCTGTACCGGGGTGAGTTACCCAAGCGCTCACTGCCATTGGCGATTTTGGGATATAGCCCGAGGGACGAGTTTCTGGCCAAGTGGCTCAAGTCCGCAAAAGCGCCAGAAAACCTCCAGGAGCGGTAATTGAAGGCTGTGCTAACATATACCCGTGCGTCTATACCGCATTGGCCTGTTTACCGACACCTATCTCCCGGCACCTAACGGTGTTGCCACCAGCGTTTACTTGCTTAATCGTGAGTTGCGCCGCATGGGCCACGAGGCCTGGGTGCTGGCCCCCGAAATGCCGGATGCCGAACCCCAGGAGGACTGGGTGGTACGGATACCCAGTGTGCCTTATCCCTTTTTCGAAAACCAACGGCTGGCCATGCCCAGCAGCCGCCTGTTGCCCACCGAATTCGAGATTTTTCATACCCACACACCATTGTTTATAGGTATCTGGGGAGCCCGGCTAGCCTACCGCAACCGCCTCCCGCACGTCTCAACCTTCCATACCCACCTGGAAAAATACGCCCACTATATCCCCGGCTTAGCTACCCTCGACAAGTATATGGGCATCATGCAAAAGGTCTGCCAAGCCTTCTACAACCGGGCCGACGTGGTGATTGCTCCCACCGAGCCAGTAAAAAAACTGGCCGAAAGCTACGCTATAGAACGTGAGATAAAGGTGATTCCCACGGGTATCGACACCGACATTTTGCAGTCAGCTCCGAACCCAGTCTCGCCCTGGCCTTCCGGCAAACGCCGGTTGCTGTATACAGGACGACTGGGAAAGGAAAAAAGTGTGGATGTGGTGATTCGAGCCCTGGCCGAAATTCGCAAAGAGTCGGATGCTCATCTAGCTCTAGTGGGAATGGGGCCAGAACAAGAATCGCTCGAGCATCTGGTACAGCAACTTGGCCTTACCGAACACATCACCTTTGTGGGGCCGGTTTCTTACGACAAGATCGGCGGTTACTACCGCATGGCCGAGCTTTTCCTGTTCGCTAGTGAGACCGAAACCCAGGGGTTGGTCATCTGGGAGGCCCAGGCCGTGGGCGTGCCCGTAGTTGCTGTAGGTGCGGAAGGTACGCTGCAAGGGGTGGAGGTGGGCAGCAGCGGCTACCTGGTACCACCCGGCGATTACCGTGCCATGGCCGAAAAGGCGCTCGAGCTACTCCGAGACGAGTCTTTACGGCAACGCTTTAGCGAAGGCGCCCGTAAGTTTGCTGATCAACGCACGGCCCGCCGGGTGGCCGAGCAGATCGTGGCCGTCTACGACGAGGCCACCCGGCTGGTGGAAGTCGAACCGCGCCGCCTCAAGATTCCGTTCCCCCGTCTACCCCAAAACAGCTTCAGCAGCTCCCGATAGCCGTGGTGAGCCCCAGGATTTATTCTCCCCCAAGACGAGCTCCGTGACCCGCTACCGCATCCGCACACGCCCCACCCAGCCCTTTGCGGGCGAGCGCACCCAGGCGGTGCCCGGGCGGGGCCTCGAGTTCTACGAGCTGCGCGGCTACACCCAGGGTGACGA encodes:
- a CDS encoding glycosyltransferase family 4 protein — its product is MRLYRIGLFTDTYLPAPNGVATSVYLLNRELRRMGHEAWVLAPEMPDAEPQEDWVVRIPSVPYPFFENQRLAMPSSRLLPTEFEIFHTHTPLFIGIWGARLAYRNRLPHVSTFHTHLEKYAHYIPGLATLDKYMGIMQKVCQAFYNRADVVIAPTEPVKKLAESYAIEREIKVIPTGIDTDILQSAPNPVSPWPSGKRRLLYTGRLGKEKSVDVVIRALAEIRKESDAHLALVGMGPEQESLEHLVQQLGLTEHITFVGPVSYDKIGGYYRMAELFLFASETETQGLVIWEAQAVGVPVVAVGAEGTLQGVEVGSSGYLVPPGDYRAMAEKALELLRDESLRQRFSEGARKFADQRTARRVAEQIVAVYDEATRLVEVEPRRLKIPFPRLPQNSFSSSR